AATTGACTTTAGTTTCGATGGTATATATTGTTCCAACTTTAGACGGTTGAATTACAATTTGTTTTATATTAGTCGTATTAAGTTGAGCAACATCATTTTGATCTTTTACTGTAGTATCTGCTTTACTTACCTCTCCCCAATCTGAACCTAGAACGAATGTAGTCCTATCAAGAGTATCGTTTTCCCAAGTAATGCGATATTTAAGACCTTTACTGTATTGTGAGGAATCAGTGATTTCTTCTGCTTGAGTTGACCAAGTTTGAGTAGTCTCATTCCATATTTCAAAAGTGGTATTTGTAGAAGCAAATATAGCTTCATCACCTATAATCTGTTTTTTTAGATTATCATTACTTTTACCAACATCTCTTTCGTTTTGAGATTCTGAACTTTTGTTTATTACTTCTGCTTCATTTTCTTTTAACTCGGAAACCGTAACAACAAGCGGTTCTGACACCCCAACTCCAGTCGTTCTAGAAGAACTTGCCTGCACGTGATAGCTTCCAGCTTCTGTCGCTTCTATTACTAACCAAGCTTGATTATCTACAAATTGTGTGACTGGATCTTCCAGTACCGGTAGCGATTCACTTGGTTCACTGTCTGCAGTACTCTGTTCATCAGCAGATGTTTCTTTTGATTCAACAGAGGCCTTTGTCTGCCAGCTAACAATCACATTTGATGCTTCTTCACTATATGCGATTGAAACTGGATTTCCTGTATTTCTTTCATTTGTTTGTTCTTGGTTTAAATGTAACCCATTAAGGTTTACTTGGACGGAAGTATCTTCTTTATTCGTTGTTTTCACACCAATAACTTTTACTTCCCCTTTTTCTAGTGTCATATTCGTAACTGGAACACCTTGTTCATCTATTAACAATAGATCTCCGACTGATGATTCAGCATGCGCGACAACACCAAATAAACTAGACGTGATTACTTGAGTTATTAAAATTAGTAACATAAACCAAGTAGCTATCTTTTCTACTAATTTAACTTTTTGTTTTTGGTTCACCTCATACATCCTTCTTTCCTTCTACCTTTAATTTGAAGAATCTTCAACAATAATCGTTGCTTCATTAGATTTTGTCTCTATTGTGGTCTCTATTGTTTTTTTTGATGTACTTTCGTTTGTCTTCTCTTTTTTACTTTGACAAGCTGAGAGTATAATTATCAAACTAAATAAAAATATTATCACTTTTGTCCATCTAAAAAAAATCCGTCGATTCACCAAAACACCTCCTACTATTCAAATACATAACAAAAAAGCAGAGTGATTCACTATGCTCAACAAATAAGTCTAGTTCTCGAATAACAGATAAACACTCATTTCTAAATATATGTAATTAACTCTGGCTTTCAGCCATATAATGAATGTTATTTCGATAATAAACCTATTTGCACGTATACCATTTTACACTATATTACGCTAATATATTTTTCACTTTTTTAACTATTTTAGAAAAAAATTGAAAAAAATAAATATCATGCAGATAAAAATACAATTATAATTAATGATAAAAAATACTATTGATTTATGAAAAATAAAAAAAATCCAAACTAAACACTTATTTACATTGGTTTTCATTTGGTTTTCCCACTATAAATAATAAAATCCATCAATACATATAATACATATAAATAACTAATGTATTTTTTAATAAATAAGTTATTAAAACCCAATACATTTAATTAGTAATTAGAATCACCTAGTATAAATATCAAATAATAAAATTAATATATTTTACAGGTTTAATCTATTTCTCCTTTAGGCGCTGTATTTATTCATAGCAACACTCGTTTTCTCATTTTTTTAAAGAAAATGCGAAATATTTGAGAATTTAATTCAAAAGTGCTAATATATACTTGTTCTTAGTTTTTTCATATTGTGTTTCCCTTCATATAGTGTGTGTATGAAGGGTTTTTTATATCATTAGATAGATTTCTACTGTTATCATTTCGGCTTCTTATCTAGAATGCACTCACATTCAAACATAGATTTTCGGCCAACACAAAAAAGCCTAGAGGAACTCCCACTAGACTTTGCATACTATTTTATTCGTTGATAGTCCTATTCACCTAAATCGACATTGTGGTACACTTTTTGAACGTCATCAAGGTCTTCTAAAACATCAATCATTTTTTCAAATTTTTCTAAATCTTCACCTGTTAATTCTACATCATTTTGCGCAATCATCTCTAATTCTGCTACTGAAAATTCTTCGATACCTTTTTCTCTTAACGCCTCTTGTACTGCATGTAAATCTTCTGGTTCCGTATAGACGATAATTTGACCGTCTTCTTCTGTAACATCGCGAACATCAATGTCTTTTTCCATTAAATATTCAAGAATGTCATCTGCATCATCGCCTGCAAAACCAATCACACCTGTATGATCAAACATATATGCCACAGCACCGCTGACACCCATATTTCCACCATTCTTACCAAAGGCAGCACGAACATCAGACGCTGTACGGTTTACGTTGTTTGTTAAAGCATCGACGATGACCATTGAGCCATTCGGTCCAAATCCTTCATAGCGTAATTCAGAGTATTGCTCATCTCCTGAACCTTTTGCTTTTTCGATTGCTCGGTCGATAATATGTTTTGGTACATTATATGTTTTTGCGCGCTCGATAACAAACCGTAGCTTTTGGTTTGCTTGAGGGTCAGGATCACCCGATTTTGCTGCTACGTAAATTTCAATACCGAATTTTGCATATACTCGGCTGTTATTTGCGTCCTTGGCAGCTTTTTTCTCTTTAATATTTGCCCACTTACGACCCATATTCTCACTTCGCTTTCATCCATTTTTATTTTTGATTGTAGTGCCTTTCTTATTATACTTGGCAATTGAACTTTTGTTAAGTGTTTTTTGCTTTTACGGTAGACGAATCGGAAAACGACCGAATCTTTGTTCAGAAATGTCTTTATTACCTAATTGGTAGATTTGATCGCTACGAATGTCCAAGGCTAACTGCGACTGTAAATCTTTAGATACCTTCGTTATCAATGGCAACTGAAAGTTTTTTTTCTCTTTACTCAGAAATTGTTGTCCTTTTTCTGTAAATCCTAGAACGCTTAGATAGCTTTGATTCCAAGTATTTTCTATATCTACTTGTCGTACATTATTTAAACTATATGTTGCCAGACGCTGCAATCGAGTCCATGTATAACGTTTGGTTTTTGCTTTTTCCATAAATGATAAAAAGGAATCCGAGCTTTTCGCTGCTTCTTGCAAGCGATATTCGATACCTTCTTTCATTTGATAAATTTCTTGCAATTCTGCGATTGAACTACTGATTAATTT
The DNA window shown above is from Enterococcus sp. 4G2_DIV0659 and carries:
- a CDS encoding YebC/PmpR family DNA-binding transcriptional regulator → MGRKWANIKEKKAAKDANNSRVYAKFGIEIYVAAKSGDPDPQANQKLRFVIERAKTYNVPKHIIDRAIEKAKGSGDEQYSELRYEGFGPNGSMVIVDALTNNVNRTASDVRAAFGKNGGNMGVSGAVAYMFDHTGVIGFAGDDADDILEYLMEKDIDVRDVTEEDGQIIVYTEPEDLHAVQEALREKGIEEFSVAELEMIAQNDVELTGEDLEKFEKMIDVLEDLDDVQKVYHNVDLGE